The DNA sequence GGCGTGAAGGCACCTTCGCTATACTATCATTTCAAAGACAAGAACGAATTGCTCGCCGAAGTTGCTCTGAAAATCCTGAGAGACGTCAAGGCTCCGTTCGTAGATCCGGACCGATGGGAGGAGACACTAATCGCCCTCTGCGTAGAAACGCGTAGGACGATTCTGCTTCACCCGAATGCAGCCCCTCTCCTGCTGGAATACTTCCCCCGCCAGATTTTCCTGAAGGCTTATGATTATTGGACTGGCCAGTGCCCCTACCCCGACTCTCTCTTGCTGCCGATTCTTGAAGCCAGCGAAAAACTCACTTTCGGTTCGGCCTTGTTTGCAGCCGCAA is a window from the uncultured Hyphomonas sp. genome containing:
- a CDS encoding helix-turn-helix domain-containing protein, which codes for MGRPDKPLISRERAARAALDVIDTQGLDALSLALVARQLGVKAPSLYYHFKDKNELLAEVALKILRDVKAPFVDPDRWEETLIALCVETRRTILLHPNAAPLLLEYFPRQIFLKAYDYWTGQCPYPDSLLLPILEASEKLTFGSALFAAATRSHAVPPMPDFDPKQFPALAKAVRANSYDDENLFIATLKMLLKGVRATAEAEEATSSARHHTTK